The genomic window AGAAGATAATTTTATACCAAAATTGGATTCATATTTGAACCACTCTTTTTCATTAAATAAGCTTCTTTCTTGTCTATCGATGAGTGTTGAGAGGTAGTCACTTTTTCTAAGCTTGTTGACTTCATATAGCTTATCATTTTTTAAAATAGTAAAACTTAATACCATTAGGCCTTGGTCAATAGCAAATTCCGTTACAGGGTATAAAATATTTTTTGGAAACAAAATAACTAAATAGTATGGAAAATAAGTGTGACTTTTTATTGGATACACCGCGATATCAAGTTGATTAATATTTGGAGTATTAATAATAATCGTCGCATTTTTATCGCTTTGAAAGGCATCTTTTTCTGATAGGATATTAATGATGTCTTCAGGAGAATCATGTAATTTATTCCAATTATCAGAAATGGCAATGTTTTCTTTAAAAGGATTTAATAGCATAATCGGTGTATTTGTTAGTTCACCAAATTCTTTTATAATGCGTTGTAATGTCGCGTCATTTAGGAATAAAGTAGAGAATTTACGTTGTATATCAAGAGCATATGCAATTTCGGCTTCTTTTGTTTCACTTAGATAACTCATTATTTCCTTTAATATCGTCCCTAAAGGCTTTGTTGAGGGACATTGTAATATTGGAACGTCGCGCGTATTAGCATAATCGATGATATCTTGAGGTATGCTATCTAAAAACCGCCCTACTTTAATACATAAGCCAGCACATTGTATAATGGAAAGAGAATCTATCAATTGATACATTTCATTTTCTTTATCTTTATAATACATACCAGTAGTTAAAATTAATGTTTGACTAGAAATATAGTTTGCTATATCAGGTGTTTCTGTTATTTCAACATTATTAATCCCTTTTTTTAAATTGGTCTTTTTAGTTAATAAAATTAAATCATTAAACCGTGGAACAGATAGAACTTGTTCTAGTGTTTTCATAAACTGTACCTCCCAATAGCTATTATAGAGAGTTTTATATAAAAAAAAAAGAAAAAGTCTATTTTTGTGCATTTCGTATAACGTATATTTTATTTTGTGCATAATGTATAATGGCATTGTGGTAGCAATAGTTCATAATAAAATAAAGGAGAGATAATTATGAGACAACCATTAAATCATCCAATGAGAACCATTATGACACCAGGACCTGTAGAGGCTTATCCATCTGTTTTAAGAACAATGGCAACGCCGATTTTAGGTCAATTTGATCCTGCTTTTGTAGCAATTATGAATGAAGTCAAAGATATGATTAGAGAGACATTTCAAACCACAAATGAAGAGGCTTTTGTGGTGGATGGGACAAGTCGTTCTGGCATAGAAGCAGCATTGATTTCGCTAATTAGCCCAGGTGATAAGGTATTGGTACCAGCATACGGACGTTTTGCTTATTTATTAGTCGAAATCTGTGAAAGAGCACAAGCTGACGTTGTGATTCTTGAAAAATCATGGGACGGCGTTTTTTCAGAAGAAGAAATAATTGAAGCAGTTAAAGAACATCAACCAAAAATTTTAGCTATGATTCATGGAGAAACAGCTAACGGTCAAATGCAGCCTTTAAGTAAAATTGGCGAGTATTGCCAGAACAATAATGTCTTTTTCGTAGTAGACGTTGTAGCGACTTATAGTGGTGTGGAGATAAAAGTTGATGACTGGGGTATTGATATGGCCATTGCTGGAACACAAAAATGTCTAAGTGTGCCATCTGGTTTATCACTTATCACCTATAGTGACCGAGTGAAAAAGGAAATTAATAAACGCTATCAAAAAGAGCTTGGTTTAGGAGATGATTGCAGAAATGATAATCCAATCTCAAGTAATTACCTTGATTTAACTCAGCTTCAAAGATATTGGAATAAGGACCGAATCAATCATCATACGGAGGCTACTAGTATGATTTATGCACTGCATGAAGGATTACGTCTATATTGTAATGAAGGATTAAGAGAACGAGCTAGACGTCATGAAATTCATGATAGAGCAATTGTTGAAGGTATTAAAGCAATGGGGCTTGAGTTATATGGTGATGAAGCAACTAAAATGCCAACGGTAACACCTGTCATCATTCCAGAAGGAGTAGATGGTGAGTCTGTGAGACAAATGATGTTAGATGATTTTGGTATTGAAATTGCCTCTTCATTTGGTCCATTAGCGGGTAAAGTATGGCGAATTGGAAACATGGGATTTAGTAGCCGAAAAGAAAATGTCTTACAAGTTTTAACAGCATTAGAAGCAGCATTAATTCATCATAATGTATCGATTAATCAGGGTGTAGCTGCTCAAAAAGCATTAAATATTTATCATGAATTAGGAATTTAACAGTTTGACTCTTTATCACAAAAATGTGGTAAAGAGTTTTTTATATAAAAAGTATGATTAACATGATGTTTTGGTAAATATTTTAAGTAAAAACAATGTCTGTTGATTTTTAACTATGTTATAATGACTAGGTTAAAAAATTTTTGAGGAGTTTTAATTATGAAAAAGTTAAAAGTACAAGATTTAATATCGATAGGGATATATGCGACAGTTTATTTTTTTACGGTCTTTATCGCCACTATGTTAATGAGGTTTACTGTGCCTGTGTTTCATAGTCTATTAGTTCCTAGTATGTCAGCATTAATATCTGGTACTCTATATATTATAGTTGCAAATAAAGTTCCTAAATTTGGCGCTATTACATTAGTTGGATCGGTCATGGCGGTCTTTTTCTTTGCTTTCGGGTATTTTCCGTTGGCTTTTTTACCAAGTTTTCTTTTTCCATTATTGGCTGATTTTGTGCAAACTAAAACAAAGATTTCAGACAGTCTAAAACTAATGGTTAGTTATACAATTTTTAGTTTTGGCTTAACAGGTCCAATTTTGCCATTATGGTTTATGAAAGATGCTTATAGCGAGTCTTTATTAAATAAAGGAAAAGACATGAGTTATGTGAATAGTGTATTCGAAGGTGTAAGTACTGCAAGTTTCTTTGTCTCAATGCTTTTAGTTATTATTACTAGTATAATAGGTTTGAAAATCGGGAAAATTATTTATACGAAACACTTTGCTAAGTAAAAAATAAACGAGAGGGGTGAGTTGGCTTTGGAAAATAGATATGTCACGTTTGATCCAAGGAGTAAACTAGTTACAGTCCTTTTTGCTAGTGTGTTACTAATTTCTCGTGCCAATCCATCCATGGAGTTTGTTTTTATAGTATTTATTACATTTTTGTTAAGTATTAGTGGCTCGTTTAAAAAAGGCTTTATAATATTAATTAGTTATGTGTTCCTAAACTTTTTAACAATGACAGTGTTTCATGAGATAACTGGTATTATAACAGCGATTGTGTCATTTGTCTTAGTGGTATATAAAAGTTTACTCCCACCCATAGCAGCAGGGATATTTGCGACACAACATACTTCTGTGGGCGAATGGGTTTCGGCGATGAAAAAATGGCACATTCCAAACTTTCTTGTTATTCCTTTTATTGTTATTTGTCGTTTTTTTCCGACACTTCGTTCTGACGTGAAGTCGATTCGTCAAGCTATGAAGTTTAGAGGAATTGACTTATCTGTTTCAGAAGTGATACGTCATCCTATTCAAGCCATGGAGTATTTTTTAGTCCCTATTTTAAAGCAAGTGGAGTATACCGCTCAAGAATTATCTGCAGCTGCACTTGTGAGGGGATTAGGTTTTGAAGGGAAACATACAAGTGTTATTCCGATTAAATTAAAAATACAAGACTATTTACTACTTGCTAGTTTGTTGGTATTGTTATTAGTTGAGGGTGGTGGTGTTTTTTGATTCAACTCAATCAGGTAACACTTATAAGAGATGAAAAAAAAGTATTGGATAATATCAATTTAACCGTAAGATCCGGAGAGTTAGTTGTGTTGACAGGTGAAAGTGGCAGTGGAAAAAGCTCTCTAATTAGTGTATTAAATGGTTTGATCCCTGAATTGTATGACGGAGAGATATTTGGTCAGTTAACAGTGTTGGATACCCCACTTCCGCCTATTGACTTTAATAAATACGTTAAAGACATAGGTGTTGTATTTCAAAATCCTAAAACGCAATTTTTTACGACGTCAGTATTAAGTGAGTTAGCTTTCTCCATGGAAAATTACGGATTTTCTGCAGAGGATATAAATACAAGAATGAACGATGTTATCGAATTATTTCATTTAGAAGACTTGATTGGTAAAAAAGTAACAGAGTTATCTGGCGGACAAAAACAACGCATCGCATTTGCATCTGCCTGTATGTTACCGCATCGTTTGTTTTTATTTGATGAACCATCTAGTAACCTGGATTATGTAACAATCAAACAATTATCAGATTATATTAAGTTATTAAAACAGCGTGGTTGTACGTTGATTATATCTGAACACAGGTTATTTTACCTATCTGAACTGGCAGATCGATATGTTATCTTAAAAAATGGCAAACTGACCTATGACTTACCAGCTGCTCAATTTAAGGCACAATTTCCGATAATTCAAGAAGAGATGGGATTAAGGAGTTTGCAAGAACCAAAATTATTGAAATCATTTGTTGAAAAGACAGAGCCAGATGACGTCAGTCGAGTACTTCAAATTAAGGATTTAACTTATCAGTACAGTGATCGAAAATCAGTTCTTAATATTCCATCTCTTGATATTTCTATAGATAACATAGTTGGATTAGTTGGACAAAATGGTTCTGGAAAAACAACCTTTGTACAATTGTTATCAGGTTTACTTACAGATAAAAGTCACAGTTTTTCTATTATGGGAGCCAACTTGTCTGCTAAAGAGCGTATTGCGCGGAGTTTTATAGTGATGCAAGATGTTAATCTCCAATTATTTTTTGAAACAGTCGAAAAAGAGTTGCTAGTACAATCAAAAAGAACAGAATTATTTGATGATGTAGTGGATGATCTTAATTTAAGAGGGTTATTAAGTAGTCATCCACAAAATCTTTCTGGTGGAGAAAAACAACGAGTAGCCATTGCTAGTGCCATACTATCTGGAAAAGAGTGGTTGATTTTAGATGAACCAACAAGTGGTTTGGATTATCAAAATATGTTAGCAGTTAGTAAGCTACTAAAAAAGGCTCAATCACTTGGTTTGTTTGTCCTAGTAATTAGTCATGACAATGAATTGCTCTCACAAACAGCATCATGTATTTTGAAAATGGATAACGGTCGGTTTATAAGCTAATTTAATAATCGTTTTTTTGAAAGGAGTGTACTCATTGTTAAGTATGACAGTTTTTTTCTATGTCATTTTTTTGATCGTCCCTTTGATATGTTTTTTTATTTAAATTATTTTCGCCCAACAAGTTTATGGAATGGTTTTTTCTTTCTTGTATCTGCAGCGACCTTATATTCTCTATTTATTTTATTAATAGAAAAAACAAATCAAAGCCTTGCTTTAGTTTTTTTAATTCCAGCTATATTGGTTATGGTATTTCTAAGTGTACTAGGTTTGAGTACTAGTATAGTCGGGTTATTTTGGAATGAAAAAATTCTTTTACAAAGAGAGGGGAAATCATTAAGTAATTTGGTTCCTTTAATTGTTGCGTTATGTTTATTAGGGATTCAGGTTCTAATAATTATTGTCACATTTTATTCGCAAAATGTATTTTTGACAACTTTGTTAGGTTTTACTACAGCTACGTTATCGTATTTAATCTTTTTATTTATTATGTATGCAACAACAGCTGTTTTATATAATCATTTTCCTATTTGGAAGAAAGTAGATTATATTATTATTTTAGGAGCTGGATTGATTGATGGTGAGCGTGTGACACCATTGTTAGCGAGTCGGATTGACCGAGGTGTTAGATTATACTTAAAACAAAAGAGAAATTTAGGTCATAAACCAACGATTATTTTATCAGGCGGTCAAGGAAAAGATGAAAAAATATCAGAAGCACAAGCAATGAGTCATTACTTAGATTCTTTACCTGTGGTTATTGAAAAAGTATATCTTGAAGAACAATCAACCAATACCAAAGAAAATATTCTGTTTTCAGAAAAATTGGCTAGTGTTGTGGATGGTATTAATGATTTTAAAGATAAAAATATTGTGATTGCGACTAATAATTATCATCTCTTAAGAGCTGGTAAAATAGCATCACGTTTAGGTATTCATGCGAGAGGTGTTGGATCTAAAACTAAGTTGTATTATTTACCGACAGCTTTTATTCGTGAATATGTTGGTTATCTTGTGATGACAAAGAAAAAACATTTTTTATTTATTGGATTCTTTTTTATAAGTGCATTGATTCGACTATTTGGTCACGTTATTGGTGGATAATTAAATGGTATGAAAAACGTAACAATTGGAGTTATCCTATTGTTACGTTTTTTTTAAAATAAGTTTTAATTCATAACAAGTGCTAAGTATTATGTCATAAATAGGTACTATGATACTATTTTTTTATTAAAATATATCGTTTTATGAAGTATGGTATACTAGTCAGTATAGAAGGGAATGATTTTATTTGTCTAATATATTAGTTTCTATAGGTTCAACGATTGAAAGCTCAACTGTCCATCATAAAAAGGTAGCAGGAACAGTAGAGTTGATTTTAAAGCACACTGTATTAATACGAGATGAATTTGATGAAACCCATTTAGTACTGATTGAAACGCTCGCGAAACACGGTCTTGAGGTGGATGAGGAAACCTATATATATAAAAGTAGATATAGTAGAAGATAATCGTGATTTGTAGTCCTTTCATGATGAAAATGCATAAAAAAATAAGCATCTACCATTAATCTAAAGTTAAAAGGTAAATGCTCTTTCAGTACGAACTGGTTTCATCCATTAGGTCGTTACTCCTTATGCAATTTTTTGTAATTCATGTACTGCGTTTTGAATAGTAGTACCTGTTGCCACTTTTGATTCATCATCTTTAAGAAAAACGATAAATAAATTTAA from Vagococcus martis includes these protein-coding regions:
- a CDS encoding PucR family transcriptional regulator produces the protein MKTLEQVLSVPRFNDLILLTKKTNLKKGINNVEITETPDIANYISSQTLILTTGMYYKDKENEMYQLIDSLSIIQCAGLCIKVGRFLDSIPQDIIDYANTRDVPILQCPSTKPLGTILKEIMSYLSETKEAEIAYALDIQRKFSTLFLNDATLQRIIKEFGELTNTPIMLLNPFKENIAISDNWNKLHDSPEDIINILSEKDAFQSDKNATIIINTPNINQLDIAVYPIKSHTYFPYYLVILFPKNILYPVTEFAIDQGLMVLSFTILKNDKLYEVNKLRKSDYLSTLIDRQERSLFNEKEWFKYESNFGIKLSSFYQMVYVRVQETSSMVYTSRRYEEKLKLTYEWLDTHMVKELPGSVVFLDKIINNSIILLQKEISSSDLKEKLETLNHLIQKKLPINVLFSCGQPYSHLDYLAKSLNEAKIIDKERTEFNNKEIVSVYKPKGITRLLENIEKEEAKYFSQDCLKILSYPQSEMDIELRKTLKTFLDNQCEITKTANELFIHRNTVKYRIDNIEELLDCKIDTPENSFKLRLALELTEP
- a CDS encoding MptD family putative ECF transporter S component; translation: MKKLKVQDLISIGIYATVYFFTVFIATMLMRFTVPVFHSLLVPSMSALISGTLYIIVANKVPKFGAITLVGSVMAVFFFAFGYFPLAFLPSFLFPLLADFVQTKTKISDSLKLMVSYTIFSFGLTGPILPLWFMKDAYSESLLNKGKDMSYVNSVFEGVSTASFFVSMLLVIITSIIGLKIGKIIYTKHFAK
- a CDS encoding ABC transporter ATP-binding protein — protein: MIQLNQVTLIRDEKKVLDNINLTVRSGELVVLTGESGSGKSSLISVLNGLIPELYDGEIFGQLTVLDTPLPPIDFNKYVKDIGVVFQNPKTQFFTTSVLSELAFSMENYGFSAEDINTRMNDVIELFHLEDLIGKKVTELSGGQKQRIAFASACMLPHRLFLFDEPSSNLDYVTIKQLSDYIKLLKQRGCTLIISEHRLFYLSELADRYVILKNGKLTYDLPAAQFKAQFPIIQEEMGLRSLQEPKLLKSFVEKTEPDDVSRVLQIKDLTYQYSDRKSVLNIPSLDISIDNIVGLVGQNGSGKTTFVQLLSGLLTDKSHSFSIMGANLSAKERIARSFIVMQDVNLQLFFETVEKELLVQSKRTELFDDVVDDLNLRGLLSSHPQNLSGGEKQRVAIASAILSGKEWLILDEPTSGLDYQNMLAVSKLLKKAQSLGLFVLVISHDNELLSQTASCILKMDNGRFIS
- a CDS encoding pyridoxal-phosphate-dependent aminotransferase family protein yields the protein MRQPLNHPMRTIMTPGPVEAYPSVLRTMATPILGQFDPAFVAIMNEVKDMIRETFQTTNEEAFVVDGTSRSGIEAALISLISPGDKVLVPAYGRFAYLLVEICERAQADVVILEKSWDGVFSEEEIIEAVKEHQPKILAMIHGETANGQMQPLSKIGEYCQNNNVFFVVDVVATYSGVEIKVDDWGIDMAIAGTQKCLSVPSGLSLITYSDRVKKEINKRYQKELGLGDDCRNDNPISSNYLDLTQLQRYWNKDRINHHTEATSMIYALHEGLRLYCNEGLRERARRHEIHDRAIVEGIKAMGLELYGDEATKMPTVTPVIIPEGVDGESVRQMMLDDFGIEIASSFGPLAGKVWRIGNMGFSSRKENVLQVLTALEAALIHHNVSINQGVAAQKALNIYHELGI
- a CDS encoding YdcF family protein yields the protein MSTSIVGLFWNEKILLQREGKSLSNLVPLIVALCLLGIQVLIIIVTFYSQNVFLTTLLGFTTATLSYLIFLFIMYATTAVLYNHFPIWKKVDYIIILGAGLIDGERVTPLLASRIDRGVRLYLKQKRNLGHKPTIILSGGQGKDEKISEAQAMSHYLDSLPVVIEKVYLEEQSTNTKENILFSEKLASVVDGINDFKDKNIVIATNNYHLLRAGKIASRLGIHARGVGSKTKLYYLPTAFIREYVGYLVMTKKKHFLFIGFFFISALIRLFGHVIGG
- a CDS encoding energy-coupling factor transporter transmembrane component T, producing the protein MENRYVTFDPRSKLVTVLFASVLLISRANPSMEFVFIVFITFLLSISGSFKKGFIILISYVFLNFLTMTVFHEITGIITAIVSFVLVVYKSLLPPIAAGIFATQHTSVGEWVSAMKKWHIPNFLVIPFIVICRFFPTLRSDVKSIRQAMKFRGIDLSVSEVIRHPIQAMEYFLVPILKQVEYTAQELSAAALVRGLGFEGKHTSVIPIKLKIQDYLLLASLLVLLLVEGGGVF